The following proteins are co-located in the Brachybacterium sacelli genome:
- a CDS encoding DUF4185 domain-containing protein: protein MTDQRFSRRTLGAATAVGLTSTAVPALAAPPERKPVLDIGRAAPAQALIDALNRYGDRGPGWSGGDSTYSVPLTGRTSALIFSDTFLGPVAANGTRSRKAPFLNNSIVLTSGAGTDRFRFSTVTGHRDEDPAALVTTEDTATNWYWFGAGTKRSAREIHVMALLLERTGDGPFDFAWASTAVARLDAQKGTLHSLREAPSEADIQWASWIERIGPWLYVYGVRDRGADKRLFLARVSRASLGDRSAWRFWTGHAWSRAEGDAQEIASAVANEVSVAAFHGGYLLITQDTSVALNTQVVASWAKHPEGPFTEKTPLFTMDTSGTRGTQVYAYNAHEHPQWRRGHTVLVSYNVNSFDSEELYEDAAIYRPRFVRIPVRVRGGAQGDGAGRSQGR from the coding sequence ATGACCGATCAACGATTCTCCCGCCGCACGCTCGGCGCCGCGACGGCCGTGGGTCTCACCTCCACGGCCGTGCCCGCCCTGGCCGCACCCCCGGAGAGGAAGCCCGTCCTCGACATCGGGCGCGCCGCCCCGGCGCAGGCATTGATAGATGCCCTGAACCGCTACGGCGATCGCGGCCCAGGATGGTCCGGGGGCGATTCGACGTACTCCGTCCCGCTGACGGGCCGGACGAGCGCCCTCATCTTCTCCGACACGTTCCTCGGCCCGGTCGCCGCGAACGGGACCCGGTCGAGGAAGGCCCCGTTCCTCAACAACTCGATCGTGCTCACCTCCGGAGCCGGCACCGATCGCTTTCGGTTCTCCACGGTCACCGGGCACCGCGACGAGGATCCCGCGGCCCTGGTCACGACCGAGGACACCGCGACGAACTGGTACTGGTTCGGCGCCGGAACGAAGCGATCCGCGCGGGAGATCCACGTGATGGCGCTCCTCCTCGAACGCACCGGGGACGGCCCGTTCGACTTCGCCTGGGCATCTACCGCGGTCGCCCGCCTCGATGCCCAGAAGGGCACCCTGCATTCACTGCGCGAGGCGCCGAGCGAAGCCGACATCCAATGGGCGTCCTGGATCGAACGGATCGGACCGTGGCTGTACGTCTACGGCGTCCGGGACCGCGGCGCCGACAAGCGCCTCTTCCTGGCCCGAGTCTCCCGGGCGAGCCTCGGTGACCGTTCGGCATGGCGCTTCTGGACCGGCCACGCGTGGTCTCGCGCGGAGGGGGATGCACAGGAGATCGCCTCGGCCGTGGCGAACGAGGTGAGCGTCGCCGCCTTCCACGGAGGCTACCTGCTGATCACGCAGGACACCTCCGTCGCCCTGAACACCCAGGTCGTCGCGTCCTGGGCGAAGCACCCCGAGGGGCCGTTCACCGAGAAGACGCCCCTGTTCACGATGGACACGAGCGGGACCAGGGGCACGCAGGTGTACGCCTACAACGCGCACGAGCACCCCCAGTGGCGTCGCGGACACACCGTTCTGGTGAGCTACAACGTGAACTCCTTCGACAGCGAGGAGCTGTACGAGGACGCCGCGATATACCGTCCGCGGTTCGTCCGCATCCCCGTGCGAGTTCGCGGCGGAGCCCAGGGCGACGGCGCGGGTCGGTCCCAGGGCCGGTGA
- the murQ gene encoding N-acetylmuramic acid 6-phosphate etherase gives MSDSAAPIDRAALRSELGTLTTESVDASLHDLDLRSTESLVHLMNEQDQQVPRAVHAAAPAIVEAVDALTARLRAGGRLLYVGAGTAGRMGVLDASECPPTFGTDPSLVQGIIAGGPTALRSAVENAEDGAGEQDLREVGVGALDAVVGISASGRTPYVADALTHARSEGALTIAVACNAGSRIGELADIAIEVVVGPELISGSTRLKSGTAQKLVLNMLTTLTMVRLGKTYGNIMVDLRATNEKLRARAEHTVMMLTGADAEAAASALRKADGSTKLALLILATGLPAQDARDVLEAQDGHLRRALESQSAELLL, from the coding sequence GTGTCTGACTCCGCCGCTCCGATTGATCGAGCCGCCCTGCGCAGCGAGCTCGGCACGCTGACGACCGAATCGGTCGACGCCTCGCTGCACGACCTCGACTTGCGCTCCACGGAATCCCTCGTGCACCTGATGAACGAGCAGGATCAGCAGGTGCCGCGGGCGGTGCACGCCGCGGCCCCGGCCATCGTGGAGGCGGTCGACGCGCTCACCGCGCGACTGCGCGCCGGTGGCCGACTCCTCTACGTCGGCGCCGGCACCGCCGGGCGCATGGGCGTGCTCGATGCGAGCGAGTGCCCGCCGACCTTCGGGACCGACCCTTCGCTGGTGCAGGGGATCATCGCCGGCGGGCCGACGGCGCTGCGCTCCGCGGTCGAGAACGCGGAGGATGGTGCCGGGGAGCAGGATCTGCGCGAGGTGGGGGTCGGCGCACTGGACGCGGTGGTCGGCATCTCGGCGTCGGGCCGGACCCCGTACGTCGCCGACGCTCTCACCCACGCCCGGTCCGAGGGGGCACTGACCATCGCGGTCGCCTGCAACGCCGGCAGCCGCATCGGCGAGCTCGCGGACATCGCCATCGAGGTCGTGGTGGGCCCCGAGCTCATCTCCGGATCGACCCGGTTGAAATCGGGCACGGCGCAGAAACTGGTGCTCAACATGCTCACGACGCTGACGATGGTGCGCCTGGGCAAGACCTACGGGAACATCATGGTCGATCTGCGGGCCACCAACGAGAAGCTGCGGGCCCGCGCCGAGCACACCGTCATGATGCTGACGGGCGCCGACGCCGAGGCCGCGGCCTCCGCGCTGCGCAAGGCCGACGGCTCGACGAAGCTCGCTCTGCTGATCCTCGCCACTGGACTGCCCGCGCAGGACGCACGGGACGTGCTCGAGGCGCAGGATGGACATCTGCGTCGAGCCCTGGAGTCGCAGTCGGCCGAGCTGCTGCTGTAG
- a CDS encoding MurR/RpiR family transcriptional regulator, which translates to MSIQTSIQAKLESYPPSMQRVASAILAHPHTVLQSTISELARECSTSETSVVRFCRSIGFSGFAPFKLELAAELATETAQFGPSEHGADISAEDSLAEAVVKVARSEVLGIQETMAQLDIDAIERIADRIRSCGKVLLFGVGASGAAPRDFAQKLLRIGVTALDFTDAHDALVSAALLGQDDVAVVFSHSGTTREAVAVLRAARNAGALTIAVTNAADPPLAAHAEEVLPTAVRETTFRSGAMASRIAQLTVVDYLFVGIARKDFDATVEALRTTYDTVSALRDDR; encoded by the coding sequence GTGAGCATTCAGACCAGCATCCAGGCCAAGCTGGAGTCCTACCCGCCCTCGATGCAGCGTGTCGCCTCTGCGATCCTCGCCCATCCGCACACCGTCCTGCAGTCCACGATCAGCGAGCTGGCCCGCGAGTGCTCGACCTCGGAGACGTCGGTGGTGCGCTTCTGCCGCAGCATCGGGTTCAGCGGATTCGCCCCGTTCAAGCTCGAGCTCGCCGCAGAGCTCGCGACCGAGACGGCCCAGTTCGGTCCCTCGGAGCACGGCGCCGACATCAGCGCGGAGGACTCCCTGGCCGAGGCGGTGGTCAAGGTCGCGCGCTCCGAGGTGCTCGGCATCCAGGAGACCATGGCGCAGCTGGACATCGACGCGATCGAACGCATCGCCGATCGCATCCGCTCCTGCGGCAAGGTGCTGCTGTTCGGCGTCGGCGCGAGCGGCGCAGCACCGCGCGACTTCGCCCAGAAGCTGCTGCGGATCGGGGTCACCGCCCTCGACTTCACCGACGCCCACGACGCGCTCGTCTCCGCGGCGCTCCTCGGCCAGGACGATGTCGCCGTCGTCTTCTCCCACAGCGGCACCACCCGCGAGGCGGTGGCCGTGCTGCGTGCAGCGCGGAATGCCGGCGCGCTCACGATCGCGGTGACCAACGCCGCCGACCCGCCGCTCGCCGCGCACGCCGAGGAGGTGCTGCCCACGGCCGTGCGGGAGACCACCTTCCGCTCCGGCGCCATGGCCAGCCGCATCGCGCAGCTGACCGTGGTCGACTACCTGTTCGTCGGGATCGCGCGGAAGGACTTCGACGCCACCGTCGAGGCCCTGAGGACGACCTACGACACCGTGAGCGCCCTGCGCGATGACCGCTGA
- a CDS encoding exo-beta-N-acetylmuramidase NamZ family protein, giving the protein MPERTSLGVEALCADPGLIPAGNYGLVTNFTGVMADMTRNIEALRHAGVRVSALFGPEHGLRGSVQAGETESSAVDELTGLPLYETYMKTPDELDQLVVDAGVDGLLFDMQDIGVRFYTYVWTMYDCLLSAARTGVRLVVLDRPNPLTGIAVAGPGVEKDCESFVGRIDLPLRHGLTVGELARYANGHVLPERLGTAADLQVVPMADWRRSDDVERAGTPWVAPSPNMPTSDTAHAFCGTGLFEGTNVSEGRGTTRPFETIGAPYVDGSLIQALRALELPGVLFRETWFVPTFHKHAGESCRGVQLHVTDRREFDPVRTGVLMLSTLARLHPDHFNFLVPGERVDAPEWGYAIDRLWGSDRLRRTVEGGGDVEPLLAPVTSTHATYPEGVLLYTDDR; this is encoded by the coding sequence ATGCCGGAACGAACCTCTCTCGGGGTCGAGGCGCTGTGCGCTGACCCCGGCCTCATCCCGGCCGGGAACTACGGGCTGGTCACGAACTTCACCGGCGTCATGGCGGACATGACGCGCAACATCGAGGCCCTGCGGCACGCCGGGGTGCGGGTCTCGGCCCTGTTCGGTCCGGAGCACGGACTGCGGGGGAGCGTGCAGGCGGGGGAGACCGAATCCAGCGCCGTCGACGAGCTCACGGGCCTGCCGCTGTACGAGACGTACATGAAGACCCCTGACGAGCTGGACCAGCTGGTCGTCGACGCAGGGGTCGACGGCCTGCTCTTCGACATGCAGGACATCGGCGTGCGCTTCTACACCTACGTGTGGACCATGTACGACTGCCTGCTCAGCGCGGCCCGCACCGGCGTGCGGCTGGTCGTGCTGGACAGGCCCAATCCGCTGACCGGCATCGCCGTCGCCGGGCCCGGGGTCGAGAAGGACTGCGAGAGCTTCGTCGGTCGCATCGACCTGCCGCTCCGCCACGGGCTGACCGTCGGGGAGCTCGCGAGATACGCTAACGGGCACGTCCTTCCCGAGCGCCTCGGCACCGCGGCCGACCTGCAGGTCGTGCCGATGGCGGACTGGCGCCGCAGTGACGACGTCGAGCGGGCGGGCACGCCCTGGGTCGCTCCCTCGCCGAACATGCCCACCTCTGACACCGCCCACGCCTTCTGCGGCACGGGGCTGTTCGAGGGCACCAACGTCAGCGAAGGCCGCGGGACCACCCGTCCCTTCGAGACGATCGGCGCCCCGTACGTCGACGGTTCCCTGATCCAGGCACTGCGAGCACTCGAGCTGCCCGGGGTGCTGTTCCGTGAGACCTGGTTCGTCCCGACCTTCCACAAGCACGCAGGGGAGAGCTGTCGCGGGGTGCAGCTGCACGTCACCGATCGCAGGGAGTTCGATCCCGTGCGCACCGGCGTGCTGATGCTGTCCACACTGGCGCGGCTCCATCCCGATCACTTCAACTTCCTCGTGCCCGGGGAGCGGGTCGACGCCCCCGAGTGGGGCTACGCGATCGATCGCCTGTGGGGCTCTGACCGGCTGCGGCGGACGGTGGAGGGCGGGGGAGACGTCGAGCCACTGCTGGCCCCGGTGACCAGCACACATGCGACGTACCCCGAGGGCGTCCTCCTCTACACCGACGACCGCTGA
- a CDS encoding alpha/beta fold hydrolase has protein sequence MYLLDQGTGPAVVLVPGLGCDHTMYRPQLEMLEGMRCLAVDLRGTGRSPGLQGVPEHDVLALQAADIAAALRERDVDSAHLVGISYGGAVVQQFLIRYPELARSAVICDSLCDTGARTLGERLQFWPARAQPAMLRAIPRRALARATRAAYPRWPEAGEAMAQVFLTAYLDDLVTQRRVVNRIHFEQKLHECETPTLCLAGDHSKLAKSMMVRTHDALAHSEFHLIPNSFDPSSLCNPAAFTAHLQRWVQAREAGLPLGQPLMA, from the coding sequence ATGTACTTGCTCGACCAGGGCACCGGGCCGGCCGTGGTGCTGGTGCCCGGCTTGGGGTGCGACCACACCATGTACCGGCCCCAGCTCGAGATGCTCGAGGGCATGCGCTGCCTGGCGGTGGACCTGCGCGGCACCGGTCGTTCGCCGGGTCTCCAGGGGGTCCCGGAGCATGACGTGCTCGCCCTCCAGGCCGCCGACATCGCCGCGGCGCTGCGCGAGCGCGACGTCGACAGCGCCCACCTCGTCGGCATCTCCTACGGCGGTGCCGTGGTGCAGCAGTTCCTGATCCGCTATCCCGAGCTCGCCCGGTCCGCGGTCATCTGCGACAGCCTGTGCGACACCGGAGCGCGCACCCTGGGCGAGCGGCTGCAGTTCTGGCCCGCCCGGGCGCAGCCGGCCATGCTCCGTGCGATCCCCCGTCGGGCACTCGCGAGAGCGACCCGCGCCGCTTATCCGCGCTGGCCGGAGGCCGGCGAGGCGATGGCTCAGGTGTTCCTCACCGCGTACCTCGACGACCTCGTCACCCAGCGGCGCGTGGTCAACCGGATCCACTTCGAGCAGAAGCTGCACGAGTGCGAGACGCCCACGCTGTGCCTGGCCGGCGACCACTCCAAGCTCGCGAAATCGATGATGGTCCGCACTCATGACGCGCTGGCGCACTCGGAGTTCCACCTGATCCCCAACTCCTTCGACCCCTCGAGCCTGTGCAACCCGGCCGCTTTCACCGCGCACCTGCAGCGGTGGGTGCAGGCGCGGGAGGCGGGGCTGCCGCTCGGGCAGCCGCTGATGGCCTGA
- a CDS encoding arylamine N-acetyltransferase family protein, whose product MSPAAPTGESDWGIEAFDPALYLDRIGVAPNPPGALDLDLLERIHLAHVRTFPFSNVDVLLGRHPGVDPGIVATRMLHEGVGGYCFEHAQLMAGVLERLGMTVRRCLGRVHSPTNTRTHMTLDAELEGRWWVMDPGFGLSLTGPLPREDGARREEWFGTLSMHRRGTGDVQQWELRRGEDVQHVTDLLPVVPADVRSGHHITSTMPGAGPFRTMLILSRFTDGGHVTVTSAARTVRRPGQRTVHEELDPAQVLDAVADLGLPMDAATARALGERLRETA is encoded by the coding sequence ATGAGCCCGGCCGCGCCGACCGGCGAGTCCGACTGGGGCATCGAGGCCTTCGATCCCGCCCTCTACCTGGACCGGATCGGCGTCGCGCCGAACCCTCCGGGCGCGCTCGACCTCGATCTCCTGGAACGCATCCACCTCGCTCACGTGCGCACCTTCCCCTTCAGCAATGTCGACGTGCTGCTGGGTCGGCACCCCGGCGTCGACCCGGGGATCGTCGCGACCCGGATGCTGCACGAGGGCGTGGGCGGCTATTGCTTCGAGCACGCCCAGCTGATGGCCGGCGTGCTCGAACGGCTCGGGATGACGGTTCGTCGCTGCCTCGGCCGCGTCCACTCACCGACCAACACCCGCACCCACATGACCCTCGACGCCGAGCTCGAGGGCCGCTGGTGGGTGATGGACCCCGGCTTCGGCCTCTCCCTGACCGGGCCGCTCCCGCGCGAGGACGGCGCCCGACGCGAGGAATGGTTCGGCACCCTGTCGATGCACCGTCGCGGAACGGGCGACGTCCAGCAGTGGGAGCTGCGGCGCGGCGAGGACGTCCAGCACGTCACCGACCTGCTTCCCGTGGTGCCGGCCGACGTGCGCAGCGGGCACCACATCACCTCGACCATGCCGGGCGCCGGCCCCTTCCGGACCATGCTCATCCTCAGCCGCTTCACCGACGGCGGGCACGTCACGGTGACCAGCGCCGCGCGTACGGTCCGCCGCCCCGGGCAGCGGACCGTCCACGAGGAGCTCGACCCAGCTCAGGTTCTCGACGCCGTCGCGGACCTCGGCCTACCGATGGACGCCGCCACCGCCCGGGCGCTGGGCGAGCGGCTGCGCGAGACCGCCTGA
- the bla gene encoding class A beta-lactamase: MTTPVSRRTVILSAAPLALTVCAAGPGREAAAAAPASATGEAASLGAAFCALESRFAATLGVFALDTGSGARIEHRAEDRFGHASTLKALAAAAVLASDPDLEAPVPVEAEDLVEYSPILQEHVGSTIALGEVVDAAVRYSDNTAGNLLLVRLGGPAGLEAALRAIGDRTTSVDRWEPDLNDVSPGDDRDTSTPRALASSLRAFVLDGGLDAGESELLTRMLTTTTTGDTLIMAGAPEGWEVGSKSGAAAYGTRNDLGIAWPSGDGAPIVIAVMSHRDTADAEYDDRLVAEAAAVAFQALLEER; this comes from the coding sequence GTGACGACACCCGTCTCCCGCCGTACCGTCATCCTGTCCGCCGCGCCTCTTGCGCTCACCGTCTGTGCCGCGGGGCCGGGTCGCGAGGCCGCGGCTGCCGCCCCCGCGTCCGCCACCGGGGAGGCCGCTTCCCTCGGCGCAGCGTTCTGCGCCCTCGAGAGCCGCTTCGCCGCCACCCTCGGCGTGTTCGCGCTCGACACCGGCAGCGGCGCGAGGATCGAGCACCGGGCCGAGGACCGGTTCGGCCACGCCTCGACCCTCAAGGCCCTCGCCGCCGCCGCGGTGCTCGCCTCGGATCCCGACCTGGAGGCTCCCGTCCCGGTGGAGGCGGAAGACCTCGTCGAGTACTCGCCGATCCTCCAGGAGCACGTCGGAAGCACGATCGCCCTGGGCGAGGTCGTGGACGCCGCCGTGCGCTACAGCGACAACACCGCGGGCAATCTGCTCCTGGTCCGGCTCGGCGGCCCCGCAGGGCTCGAGGCCGCGCTGCGGGCGATCGGTGATCGCACCACGAGCGTGGATCGCTGGGAGCCGGACCTCAACGACGTCTCTCCCGGCGATGACCGCGATACCAGCACGCCTCGTGCTCTCGCGTCGTCCCTGCGGGCTTTCGTGCTCGACGGCGGGCTCGATGCCGGCGAGAGCGAGCTGCTGACCCGGATGCTCACGACGACGACCACGGGCGACACGCTGATCATGGCCGGCGCTCCCGAGGGGTGGGAGGTCGGCAGCAAGTCCGGCGCCGCCGCGTACGGGACCCGCAACGACCTGGGCATCGCGTGGCCGTCGGGAGACGGCGCGCCGATCGTGATCGCAGTGATGTCACACCGCGACACGGCCGACGCCGAGTACGACGACCGGCTCGTCGCCGAGGCGGCCGCGGTCGCGTTCCAGGCGCTCCTCGAGGAGCGCTGA